In Nymphaea colorata isolate Beijing-Zhang1983 chromosome 10, ASM883128v2, whole genome shotgun sequence, the genomic stretch TTTTCCGAGCAAGAGGAATAAAGAGGGCGACGGTGGACCGGCGGTGGCAGGGGAAGGAGCAGATCGACGTCTCAAGTACGATCGTCGGCGGTtctccctcccccccccccagtttttacttttcctacctttttctccttttaaaatatatttttttcccaaCAAGAAGAGGAGAACGTCTTGTCACCTTCTCAGCTACCAGTCTACCCTTTTCCTtttcgtcttcttttcctttccaaacACTCTCTCTCTACTCCCTTCGAATGCAAGGAAGTCGATTCCGGAAATACTCTGTGTAGCTTTCATTTTCCCCATCTTCTTGTTTGGATTGGAAAAATTGGAAGCGAAGAATCGGCAATCGGGGTtcgaaatctctctctctctcttatgttcTCCGCCTTCCGCTGGTTGCAGACAGGGGGAAGGCGAAGAATTTGTTTCTGCTAAGGTTCGTTTCTTTATCAGATAATAGAACTCGGGCTTCGGGTTTCTTGAAGATCGGTTTGGGTGAATGAAACGAAGGGTCCTCGCAATGCGTAGCTCCTCAACTATAGAGACGTTTTCTCTGCACCGGCTGGATTGGGAGTTGATTTGCAGCCGGTGACTCGGATATTTTCGCTTGTGAGGGTTACTGGGGAAAATTCTTGGGGTCCTTGCGCCGGAGATGACGTATTCCGTCCAGATTAAGGACGGTTTGCTGTTGGATACGAAGCTGGAGGTGGAGGATGGAAATGGGGCGTATGTTAGGTTGGGTTATCTGAATGATCCCGAGCCGGAGGCGTTTGGGAGGCAGGAGAACCAAGCTGCTTTGAAGAAGCCTTGCCGCGCGTGCTGGTGGGTGAAGGTGGTTTTTGTATGCCTCTGCCTGCTGCTGCTAGTTGCTGCTTTCATCATTTGGGGAGCGCCCTTTCTTATTGAAAAGGTAAAATTTCTTCTCGTAGATAGTCTCGTACTGGACTGATTGTCTTTTTGGCGTGCAATTCATTTCTCCATGTGCTTACCACAACTTGTGTGGCGGAcgtatatattaatttttgggAGTTAATCTTTTGTTCCCATCTGTGGGCTTTGGATTAGCTATCCTGAATTCTGGTAACGTCCGACAGCTGTAACATAAAATTCTCTGAGAACTCCGCAGCATATCCCGTGTTCAAGAATgacctttttccctttcttgagTTATTGAATTGAAGTTACTTCACCGCCAGGAACGTCGAGCAATGTAtgaattaaaaaagaagaaaaacagacaAAGGCAGAAGTTTCACCCACGTTCTGCCACTCCGATGCTCATATTTTAACTTCTCATGGTCATGAACAGTGAATCTAGGCCTTTTCCTTGGAGGTTCTCTACAAAATTAAATTATACTTGCCAGGTACTGGCAACCCGGACTCACCTAGGTCTTTCAtggatttttcctttctctgcCTTGTTTCATGTGAACTTTGGAAGTTAAGGTTGGTTCTATACCTAATGCAAACGATCCTCATTATTTTgcctttcccttgttgatatCAGAAGCATAACCTAATTTGTATTTCTGCACTTTTGTGTTTAAGTTTTTCCTACAAATAACTGTAAAATTCTCCATTCTTTGAGTTCGGTGCATGTGGTCGTTGAAAATGTTCTTGTCATATGGAAGTTTTGTTGCCAGAGCCGGTAATGGGTTTGGAAGTTACAAGAGGACTATTTTTCCAATGACTGATGCTCAGTATATCTTTTTTCAAGTGCACTGGAAGTAGTTTCTAAACTTAGTAAATACTGCTGCTATATAACCATGAACTAGAATTGGGAAGGGACGTTCGATGTTTGAACATGGGATGCTGCTTTTCTTTTGATCTCTACCTTGCACTTCTTTATCCTTGCAATCTAGTATTTTCTAATGTCGCATGAATTATATTCTTTCGAGTTTGTAAGTGCTTATTGTAATATCATTTTACCTTGTGTTATTATAGGTTGTTATTCCAACCTTGGACTGGGAGATGGCCACTTTTAGTACGCCTGTTCTTGGACTCTTGCTTTTTGCTTGTATGGCAGTATTTCCTGCTATCGTACTGCCATCAGCACCTTGCATGTGGTTAGCAGGGATTACTTTTGGTTATGGATATGGATTTTTGCTAATCATGGCAGGGACAAGCTTGGGAATGTCTTTGCCATACTTCATTGGTTCtctctttcatgaaaaaatacATGTGAGTCCTGATTTATGACCAAATTTATGCCAAATATTGCAGTATGAGTTTGTCAGATACGTTATTTTCTGGGGCCTCAGTgaagaattaattttttttgataCAGAGATGGCTCGAAAGATGGCCGAAGAAGGCTGCTATTATTAGATTAGCAGGGGAAGGGAGCTGGTTTCATCAGTTTCGAACTGTCACTCTGCTTAGAATCTCCCCTTTTCCTTACATCGTGTTCAACTATGCAGTTGTTGCAACTAATGTCAAATATGGCCCATACATATGTGGATCATTAGTAGGAATGGTGCCAGAAGCTTTTATCACGATCTACAGGTTAGTTTTCTTACAGTCTTCATATAAAGGTGGTTCTTATAACTGAAAGTCATTTTCCTTCTTACTCTTTGCATTCATATCATGTCCTTAATGAAAACTATGATACTGCTTGTTTGCATGTGTATCTGTTCATGCATTCAGTTTTTTCACACAAAAGAAGGTTACTCTTATAGTCGAGTTTGGTGTGGACAAGCATTGACCGAGAATGTTATTGGTCCCTTGAGAGCTGGAGAATGTTATTgggaacaatttttttattagatcTGGATTTGGTGGGTCTCCCATAAAGCTTTCGCTTCCCCATGACCAAAATAGCATGATATGCCGTTATTCAGGACCTCCCAAAACAGTTATATTTGCCATTCGGAAACTGGAAATGACAGGTAACGACCACCTGATATCGTCCTGCTAGCCAACTGGTGATTTTCCCAATTTCGTTTATTTCCACTCCCTAGGAAGAAAACGAGGCTCGTCTAGGAATTTAATATTCATGTTCTAAGTTTTCTAAGTTCAACTGATCACCGATGCATTCTATTCATTTTAACTGGTTTAACATGCGAGCTACATGGCCATGTTGATTTTGATTGGTCGATCAACTTGCTTTTGGGCACTGCCCTTCAAGTTTCTCACAGCAGCTGGTGGTGGCACAATCGGATTTTCTAACTATCGAGTAGAATTCTAGAAAATATGCCTCTAACGAAGATATTTGACCAATATGTTTGAATAATGTTTTACAACTTACAATGTTAAAGAGCTGTTAATAAGCTTAATGGATCACCTTTTTTCCCAAAACTCTGATAATTTCAGCGAAGCTCCTCTCATAATACATTCTTGACCAAGTGGTATTGTTAGTATTGGAAATGTGGGCAGTGGCAGGCTATTCTTTCCTTTAGTAAACTTGTCTAGCAGTAGCAGGGGCTACTTTAATTTCTAAACATCTATGTTAATGTGACTTTTTATACAAAAACGATTTCTTCCTAGGAATTTGACAAATCCCCTCAAATTGATAGCAAAATGTTTCTCGTGCTGCCAATCTGAGTCAGTTTAGGAAGTTTACACATAAACGCCGACAGGAAGATGGAAATTATTAAGTTTGAAACAATGTCCGACAGACTCAACTGGATCTCGTGATGTTTTGGACCAGTTCAAACCAATATGTACAGTAGTCTTCCTGATCTTCTTCTGGCATGAAATTAATTAGGCCTTCAACATCTGAACAAGTTGATATCTAGACCTTCTTTCTTAAAATCTGAGCATTGAGATGTATTCTCTGCGGATGGATTATATTAATGAGAAACATGTGAAAAATGTCTATGAATTTTTCAAGAAACTGATTActttattaatgtatataatattgccaGCCCTGAAGGCCTCATAATGCAGAATTACGAGATCCAGCTGTCTCATGGGCAATTAATCATCATTATATACACCTTGACTTTGACTGCTGAAACTCAGTTATCTCTTTACAGATATTCATATTCTTCAACAGAAAAACGATTTGCCTTTTAATATTTGGTTACAACTATTCTCCAAAAGAATACTTTATCCTATTTATGCCTTTTGAAATCATTACTTGGAATTGTTTTTCTGAAATATAAGTCATACTGAGTGACTTTTGAGTCTTAGCATCTAAGGATGGAATGTGCAGAAGGCAGGTCGTCTAGTAAAAGTTTTCTTATAGGTGATCTCCAACTGCTGAGTTGGCTCtgctattttatttaattagaTTGGTGTAATTTCTCTggattttcacattttttacgACAGTGGAACAGCTTAGCTGCTTTGGGGTTGAAACCAGCCATCTTGTCGTGAGTTAAAAATGAGACCGTTGGTTTCAGACATTCTGAGCAAAGCCACCTATGACGATGCGACTCGATTTATTTATTGAACTCATTATCCTAAGGTTGAGTCTGTCACTTTACAGAATTAAAAGCGAAGTCACAGGTTCTCAATTCTCATGCTCGTGCTGGTAGTAAGCTTTGAGAGTTTACCAAGACAATTTGGCGTGGGGGGCTTACCGAAAATAGTAGTGCTCTAAAATACcgacaagaaagagaaaaagat encodes the following:
- the LOC116262762 gene encoding uncharacterized protein LOC116262762; translated protein: MTYSVQIKDGLLLDTKLEVEDGNGAYVRLGYLNDPEPEAFGRQENQAALKKPCRACWWVKVVFVCLCLLLLVAAFIIWGAPFLIEKVVIPTLDWEMATFSTPVLGLLLFACMAVFPAIVLPSAPCMWLAGITFGYGYGFLLIMAGTSLGMSLPYFIGSLFHEKIHRWLERWPKKAAIIRLAGEGSWFHQFRTVTLLRISPFPYIVFNYAVVATNVKYGPYICGSLVGMVPEAFITIYSGILIRSLADASHDRRFLSPQQILYNSLGICAAIAATVAVTFYSKRALQTLQSEEDVLA